One Suricata suricatta isolate VVHF042 chromosome X, meerkat_22Aug2017_6uvM2_HiC, whole genome shotgun sequence genomic region harbors:
- the NCBP2L gene encoding nuclear cap-binding protein subunit 2-like produces MSTDLRLLLSSPSLELREYRDQQFGGDHDEQNLLKESCTLDVENLSFYTTEEQMYELFSRCGDVKNVFMGLDKIKKTACGFCFVEYHNRFQAKNAMWCLNGTRLHDTIIHTDWALGFGEGRQYGCRRCGGHVRDASHEDFNAGREGFGEACDRRGIH; encoded by the coding sequence ATGTCCACTGACCTGAGACTTCTGCTCAGCAGTCCCTCCCTGGAGCTGAGGGAGTACCGGGACCAGCAGTTTGGTGGCGATCATGATGAGCAGAACTTACTGAAGGAAAGCTGCACACTTGATGTGGAGAATCTTTCCTTTTATACTACAGAAGAGCAAATGTATGAACTCTTTAGTAGATGTGGTGATGTCAAGAATGTGTTTATGGGCCtggataaaattaagaaaacgGCATGTGGTTTCTGTTTTGTGGAATACCATAACAGATTTCAGGCCAAAAATGCCATGTGGTGCCTAAATGGGACCCGCCTACATGATACGATTATCCACACAGATTGGGCTCTAGGCTTTGGAGAGGGCAGACAGTATGGCTGTCGCCGATGTGGGGGCCACGTAAGAGATGCGTCTCATGAAGATTTTAATGCTGGTAGAGAAGGCTTTGGAGAAGCCTGTGATAGGAGAGGAATCCACTAG